From Peromyscus eremicus chromosome 3, PerEre_H2_v1, whole genome shotgun sequence, one genomic window encodes:
- the Tmem140 gene encoding transmembrane protein 140, translating into MAIPRPWRSNCLPFVGIMILVAVVLSLMAYALLWKAGNLVDLPNLRVGFYNFCLWKEDTGSLQCYNFPELEALGVPRVGLALARLGVYGALVLTMFVPLPLLLAQCNSDEGEWQLAVGFLTASSVLLASGLSLFLLYVWKWVRLTFLGPGFLALCLAQALLIFLLIATVMFPPREKKDKGKWENC; encoded by the coding sequence ATGGCTATCCCCAGGCCATGGCGGAGCAACTGCCTGCCCTTTGTGGGCATCATGATCCTCGTGGCTGTGGTCCTCTCCCTGATGGCCTACGCTCTCCTCTGGAAGGCTGGCAACCTCGTGGACCTGCCTAACCTGAGAGTCGGCTTCTACAACTTCTGTCTGTGGAAGGAGGACACTGGCTCCCTACAGTGTTACAACTTCCCTGAGCTGGAGGCGCTGGGGGTTCCTCGGGTTGGCCTAGCCCTGGCCAGGCTTGGTGTGTATGGGGCCCTGGTCCTCACAATGTTTgtccctctgcctctcctcctcGCCCAGTGCAACAGTGATGAAGGagagtggcagctggcagtgggCTTCCTGACAGCGTCCTCCGTGCTGCTGGCCAGTGGACTAAGCCTCTTCCTCTTGTACGTGTGGAAGTGGGTCAGGCTCACCTTCCTGGGGCCTGGCTTTCTAGCTCTGTGCCTAGCCCAGGCCTTACTCATCTTCTTGCTTATAGCCACTGTTATGTTCCCTCCGAGGGAAAAGAAGGACAAGGGCAAGTGGGAGAACTGTTAG
- the Cyren gene encoding cell cycle regulator of non-homologous end joining — translation METLKSENKKRVLPSWMTAPADERRVLSARTPKRKRTAAVQAGAATRAPATKTVYCMNEAEMVDVALEILIEGRKQEKPSLVAADKLQLSPPCSAASPHTSSPGSSSEEEGSGNSSPALGLSPSQGPEAADSPCSRIPEEEKEEEDVLKYVREIFFS, via the exons ATGGAAACCCTAAAATCTGAGAACAAGAAAAGGGTCCTTCCCTCATGGATGACAGCCCCTGCGGACGAGAGGAGGGTGTTGTCAGCGAGGACACCCAAAAGGAAGAGGACGGCGGCTGTGCAAGCTGGGGCGGCAACGAG GGCCCCGGCCACCAAGACTGTGTACTGCATGAACGAAGCCGAAATGGTAGATGTGGCTCTGGAGATCCTGATTGAG GGCCGAAAACAGGAAAAGCCGTCTCTGGTGGCCGCTGATAAGCTGCAGCTCTCCCCTCCCTGCTCGGCGGCGTCTCCTCACACCAGTTCCCCTGGGAGCAGCAGTGAGGAAGAGGGCAGTGGGAACAGCTCGCCTGCTCTAGGCCTCAGCCCTTCCCAGGGGCCAGAAGCCGCCGACTCTCCCTGTAGCAGGATCCccgaggaggaaaaggaggaggaagatgtgTTAAAGTATGTCAGGGAGATATTTTTCAGTTGA